A DNA window from Propionispora vibrioides contains the following coding sequences:
- a CDS encoding M50 family metallopeptidase has product MLRIGCIQGIKLKLNNWFLIVLLLFVLAGLSSKIILLFSAVLWHELAHAIAARIAGLKVREIELLPFGGVAKIDCLSEAGTRSEIFISFAGPAASLALAACCYLAIPMITTWQEVLLFYYYVNLVLAVFNLLPALPLDGGRVLRAYLTSYYGYKKATAVTIRISRLVSAGLLFGAFWYYLYFNEINLTFIVSGVFIYVASQKEAIITGFRTMRILAGKKAKLTSRGLMPTTHFTVIEQLPVQELIHNFGPNEYYVVLIVQQDKLKYRGMLTETEIWEQLPEKGLHVPIGHFL; this is encoded by the coding sequence TTGTTGCGGATTGGCTGTATTCAGGGAATCAAACTAAAGCTTAACAACTGGTTTTTAATAGTCCTGCTGCTTTTTGTACTGGCAGGTTTAAGCAGTAAAATTATACTCTTGTTTAGCGCTGTGTTATGGCATGAGCTTGCTCATGCCATTGCTGCACGTATTGCCGGATTAAAGGTCAGGGAAATTGAACTATTGCCTTTTGGCGGGGTGGCAAAAATAGATTGCTTAAGTGAAGCGGGAACAAGAAGCGAAATATTTATTTCTTTTGCCGGCCCTGCTGCCAGTCTCGCATTGGCAGCCTGTTGCTACCTGGCTATCCCGATGATAACAACCTGGCAAGAAGTTCTGCTTTTTTATTATTACGTCAACCTTGTTCTGGCGGTCTTTAACCTGCTTCCGGCGCTGCCGCTCGACGGAGGAAGAGTACTGCGGGCCTATCTAACCTCTTACTATGGGTATAAAAAGGCAACAGCCGTTACGATTAGAATCAGTAGATTGGTCAGTGCCGGGCTTTTATTCGGAGCATTTTGGTATTACTTATATTTTAATGAAATTAACTTAACTTTTATTGTCAGCGGGGTATTCATTTATGTAGCCTCACAGAAAGAAGCCATTATCACAGGCTTTCGCACAATGCGAATCTTAGCAGGCAAAAAGGCAAAGTTGACCTCGCGCGGTTTAATGCCCACTACGCATTTTACCGTTATCGAACAACTTCCTGTTCAGGAACTGATTCATAACTTCGGACCCAATGAATATTATGTCGTGCTGATTGTTCAGCAAGATAAGCTGAAGTACCGGGGAATGCTAACGGAAACGGAAATTTGGGAACAGTTACCGGAAAAGGGACTGCATGTTCCCATTGGTCATTTTTTATAA
- a CDS encoding TIGR03960 family B12-binding radical SAM protein yields the protein MVKISQSILTQVVKPGRYTGNELNSIKKDHSQVGVTIALALPDVYEVGMSNLGLKILYQILNDHASIAAERVYAPWVDMEAQMREHNIPLYTLETFTPLKELDFVGFSLQYELSYSNILNMLDLAHIPVLAEERDDSFPLIIGGGPCAFNAEPVADFFDLLVLGEGEEVVLDVLNAYSAWKRSGKAGGKPAFLKQAALIAGVYVPSLYQVVYQADGTILAITSKEEGVPPTVTKRIVHDLDAAMFATKPVVPFLDIVHDRIMLELFRGCTRGCRFCQAGMIYRPVRERQPDTLLKLAQELVKNTGYSEISLTSLSSADYSCLHDTIRTLITTFKEQGVSVSLPSLRIDSFSIQLAQEVQQVRKSGLTFAPEAGTQRMRDVINKGVTENDLQDAVSAAFTAGWSTVKLYFMIGLPTETEEDVRGIADMARRVMDCYKRLKGRRGAKVTVSVSSFVPKPQTAFQWFGQNKIEEIEEKQELLKSLLKQSGISFNWHDAKTSFLEGVFARGDRRLGKVIHRAWKNGAKFDGWSEHFNFNIWMQAFQAEGIDPHFYAGRNRPENEVLPWDHLNSGVHKAFLLREYDQAIAAAYTIDCRRDRCEACGVCPQLTAKVIDWRQEAHA from the coding sequence ATGGTCAAGATAAGCCAATCCATTCTGACACAAGTTGTCAAACCCGGCCGTTATACCGGTAATGAGTTGAACAGTATAAAAAAGGATCATTCCCAAGTGGGTGTTACGATAGCTCTGGCACTGCCGGATGTGTACGAAGTAGGCATGTCCAATCTGGGTTTAAAGATTCTTTATCAAATTTTGAACGATCACGCTTCGATCGCTGCCGAGCGGGTTTATGCCCCGTGGGTAGATATGGAAGCGCAAATGAGAGAACACAATATACCATTATATACGCTGGAGACTTTTACACCGCTAAAAGAGCTTGATTTCGTCGGCTTTTCACTGCAATATGAATTAAGCTATAGTAATATTTTGAATATGCTGGATTTAGCGCATATTCCCGTTCTGGCAGAGGAACGGGATGATTCTTTTCCGCTGATTATCGGCGGTGGTCCCTGTGCGTTCAATGCCGAACCTGTTGCCGATTTTTTTGATCTGTTGGTTTTAGGTGAAGGGGAGGAGGTTGTGCTGGATGTCCTTAATGCCTATTCAGCCTGGAAGCGTTCGGGAAAAGCAGGTGGCAAACCGGCCTTCCTTAAGCAAGCGGCTCTGATAGCTGGCGTATATGTTCCTTCTTTGTATCAGGTTGTTTATCAGGCAGACGGTACAATTCTGGCGATTACGTCGAAAGAAGAAGGTGTACCGCCAACAGTAACCAAAAGAATAGTTCATGATTTGGATGCTGCCATGTTTGCAACGAAACCGGTCGTACCCTTCTTAGATATTGTTCATGACCGGATTATGCTGGAATTGTTCCGTGGCTGTACACGGGGCTGCCGCTTTTGCCAGGCCGGAATGATTTACCGGCCGGTACGGGAGCGACAACCCGACACATTGCTGAAGCTAGCTCAGGAATTGGTCAAAAATACCGGGTACAGCGAAATTTCCCTCACTTCGTTAAGCTCGGCCGATTATTCTTGCCTGCACGACACGATTCGTACGTTGATAACAACTTTTAAGGAACAGGGAGTCAGTGTTTCCTTGCCGTCGCTTAGAATTGACAGCTTTTCTATTCAGTTGGCGCAGGAGGTTCAGCAAGTCCGTAAAAGCGGTCTGACTTTTGCACCGGAAGCGGGTACGCAGCGAATGCGGGATGTTATCAACAAAGGGGTTACCGAGAACGATTTGCAGGATGCTGTCAGTGCAGCATTTACTGCCGGATGGTCGACTGTCAAGCTGTATTTTATGATTGGTTTGCCGACTGAGACGGAAGAGGACGTGCGGGGGATTGCCGATATGGCCCGCCGGGTGATGGATTGTTATAAGCGGCTTAAAGGACGTCGCGGGGCAAAAGTTACAGTAAGTGTATCTTCGTTTGTGCCCAAACCGCAGACGGCCTTTCAATGGTTCGGTCAGAATAAGATAGAGGAAATAGAAGAAAAACAAGAATTATTGAAATCCTTATTAAAACAAAGCGGCATCTCTTTTAACTGGCACGACGCAAAAACCAGTTTCTTAGAGGGTGTTTTTGCCCGGGGTGACCGCCGTTTAGGCAAGGTTATCCACCGGGCCTGGAAGAACGGTGCTAAATTTGACGGCTGGTCGGAACACTTTAATTTCAACATATGGATGCAGGCTTTTCAGGCAGAAGGGATCGATCCTCATTTTTATGCCGGGCGAAACCGGCCAGAAAATGAAGTATTGCCGTGGGATCATTTAAACTCCGGCGTGCATAAGGCATTTTTATTGCGTGAATATGACCAAGCGATAGCTGCAGCCTACACAATAGACTGCCGGCGTGATCGCTGTGAAGCCTGTGGCGTATGCCCCCAGTTAACAGCAAAGGTAATTGATTGGAGGCAAGAAGCCCATGCCTAA
- a CDS encoding TIGR03936 family radical SAM-associated protein, whose protein sequence is MPKTRLELTKEEEIRYISHLDYARTLERTIRRANLPVAYSEGFNPHMKISFASALAVGVTSSAEYLDIEWKETVESDTVIARLMQCLPSGIRIRRAKEAAEKSPALMAVVNLATYKLLVTLPSAAMLDKAYESIEQFNGAEHINFVKETPKGKKEVLIKDFLLHDLKLSNNGNEVIIEAAIKITPTGSIKPGDVFSVLVDQFSFPAGKEAALIHRTGLYITGQDQVITPLELS, encoded by the coding sequence ATGCCTAAAACTCGTTTGGAATTAACCAAGGAAGAAGAAATCCGTTATATTTCACATTTAGACTATGCCCGGACACTGGAGCGAACAATACGGCGGGCTAATTTGCCAGTCGCTTATTCGGAAGGCTTTAATCCTCATATGAAGATTTCCTTTGCGTCGGCTTTGGCGGTAGGTGTTACCAGCAGTGCGGAATATTTGGATATTGAATGGAAAGAAACAGTTGAATCCGATACAGTGATTGCCAGATTGATGCAGTGTTTACCTTCTGGCATACGGATAAGACGGGCAAAAGAAGCGGCAGAAAAAAGCCCGGCCCTTATGGCGGTTGTAAACCTGGCAACATATAAGCTTTTGGTAACTTTGCCGTCGGCAGCTATGTTGGACAAGGCCTATGAAAGTATTGAGCAGTTTAATGGAGCTGAACATATTAACTTTGTAAAAGAGACCCCTAAGGGAAAGAAGGAAGTTCTTATAAAGGACTTTTTACTGCATGACCTTAAGCTAAGCAATAATGGAAATGAAGTTATAATCGAAGCGGCTATCAAAATTACACCGACAGGCAGTATAAAACCGGGTGATGTTTTTTCAGTTCTGGTCGATCAATTTTCATTTCCTGCCGGCAAAGAAGCGGCTTTAATTCACCGTACCGGTCTTTATATTACCGGACAGGATCAGGTGATAACGCCACTGGAGTTATCTTAA
- a CDS encoding Rne/Rng family ribonuclease, whose amino-acid sequence MLKTIVANIDPEETRMALLEDGELVEVSVERTESSNIVGNIYLGKVKNVLPGMQAVFVDIGRDKNAFLYTGDVIPKTSGASPTANHPLTVGQDIMVQIIKDALGSKGPRATTHLTLPGRYVVLMPTVDYIGISRRIANDAERERLKRLAENVRPPGMGIIVRTVAEGKSEEDLHKDVKYLSDLWATLLSRAKIAHAPLLLYRDVNLVIRIVRDYLTADVDSFVLDDQDAYDRVCDLLKFSSPDLIPKVRVHKGKGDVFSHFGIDDALEQISQRQVWLKCGGYIVIDRTEALTVIDVNTGKFVGNTNLSETVLKTNLEAAAEIARQVRLRDIGGIIIIDFIDMDKEEHKKNVLATLEATLQRDRTKSNVLGLTALGLVEMTRKKARQNIESLLYMDCPCCQARGRIQSPETVCIQICRELRKIAARPRLQGRLVIQTSPRVAGVLEKREDLQKMEQELNRKLISEAVPAMHDEVFSILHQDE is encoded by the coding sequence ATGCTAAAGACCATTGTCGCCAATATCGATCCGGAAGAAACAAGAATGGCACTGCTGGAAGACGGAGAATTAGTGGAAGTGTCGGTGGAACGTACAGAAAGTTCCAATATTGTCGGCAACATATATCTAGGGAAAGTAAAAAATGTATTGCCAGGCATGCAAGCTGTTTTTGTTGATATCGGGCGGGATAAAAATGCGTTCTTATATACGGGAGATGTTATTCCCAAAACATCCGGTGCGTCCCCGACAGCAAATCATCCATTGACAGTTGGTCAGGATATCATGGTTCAAATTATCAAGGATGCTCTCGGCAGTAAGGGACCTCGTGCCACGACACATTTGACTTTGCCTGGGCGTTATGTTGTGCTTATGCCCACGGTAGACTATATCGGCATATCCCGCAGGATTGCCAATGATGCCGAACGGGAGCGGTTAAAGCGGCTGGCCGAAAACGTACGACCACCCGGTATGGGAATTATCGTAAGGACTGTGGCGGAAGGGAAAAGTGAAGAAGACTTACATAAAGATGTAAAATATTTAAGTGATCTTTGGGCTACCTTATTATCCAGGGCTAAAATAGCGCATGCTCCCCTGCTTTTATACCGCGATGTAAATCTGGTCATACGGATCGTACGGGACTACTTGACTGCGGATGTAGATAGTTTTGTTTTGGATGATCAGGACGCTTATGACCGAGTGTGTGATTTATTGAAATTTAGTTCGCCTGATTTAATACCCAAGGTACGGGTACATAAGGGAAAGGGAGATGTCTTTTCTCATTTTGGAATAGACGATGCATTGGAACAAATAAGCCAGCGGCAAGTATGGCTTAAATGCGGCGGCTATATTGTTATCGACCGCACAGAAGCACTAACGGTCATTGACGTAAACACAGGCAAATTTGTCGGGAATACCAACTTGTCGGAAACCGTGCTTAAAACGAATTTGGAGGCGGCCGCCGAGATTGCCCGGCAGGTGCGCTTGCGGGATATTGGCGGCATTATCATTATTGATTTTATTGATATGGATAAAGAAGAGCATAAGAAAAATGTTCTGGCTACATTGGAAGCTACCTTGCAAAGGGACCGGACCAAAAGCAATGTTCTCGGCTTAACAGCCTTGGGCTTGGTGGAAATGACGCGAAAAAAAGCAAGGCAAAATATCGAAAGCTTATTGTATATGGATTGTCCTTGCTGTCAGGCACGGGGGAGGATACAGTCACCGGAAACCGTCTGCATTCAAATTTGCCGGGAGCTTAGAAAAATTGCTGCCCGGCCGAGGCTGCAAGGCAGACTGGTAATTCAGACCAGTCCAAGAGTTGCCGGTGTATTGGAAAAGCGGGAAGATCTGCAAAAAATGGAACAAGAGTTGAATCGAAAGTTAATTAGTGAAGCGGTACCAGCTATGCATGATGAAGTTTTTTCAATTCTACATCAAGATGAATAA
- the rplU gene encoding 50S ribosomal protein L21, with protein sequence MYAIIQTGGKQYRVAEGDVVLVEKLEAAEGDVVEFDRVLTVVKDGAVLVGKPVLEAVKVTGKVMAQGKGKKILVFKYKAKSNYRKRQGHRQPFTKVVIEKINA encoded by the coding sequence ATGTACGCAATTATTCAAACTGGCGGAAAGCAGTACCGTGTTGCAGAAGGCGATGTAGTTCTTGTTGAAAAGCTGGAAGCGGCAGAAGGCGATGTAGTAGAATTCGATCGTGTGCTTACAGTGGTAAAGGACGGTGCCGTACTGGTTGGCAAACCTGTACTGGAAGCTGTAAAAGTAACCGGTAAAGTTATGGCTCAAGGCAAAGGCAAAAAGATTTTAGTTTTCAAATACAAAGCTAAATCCAATTATCGCAAGCGTCAAGGTCATCGTCAACCGTTTACTAAAGTGGTTATCGAAAAAATTAACGCATAA
- a CDS encoding ribosomal-processing cysteine protease Prp — MITIIPIRNDNQTLLGFSVTGHANSGRHGQDIVCAAVSVLAHTAVFGLERQLERAISLEIAEGKMVFELMEPPDTLTDAILGTILLGFEEIAKNYHKFVRIL; from the coding sequence ATGATTACAATCATTCCAATTCGAAATGACAACCAAACGCTTTTAGGTTTTTCGGTCACAGGACATGCTAATTCCGGACGACATGGACAGGATATTGTCTGTGCGGCTGTATCGGTACTGGCCCATACAGCGGTTTTCGGACTGGAGCGGCAGCTTGAGCGGGCGATAAGTCTGGAAATAGCTGAGGGGAAAATGGTTTTTGAATTAATGGAACCACCGGATACGTTGACCGATGCTATTTTGGGAACGATCTTGTTGGGTTTTGAGGAAATTGCTAAGAATTATCATAAATTTGTGCGGATTTTATGA
- the rpmA gene encoding 50S ribosomal protein L27: MFKLNSLNLQLFAHKKGVGSSRNGRDSESKRLGVKRHAGEVVTAGSILVRQRGTHFHPGQNVGIGRDDTLYAKVAGRVAFERKGRDDRQVSVYAIEEAM, translated from the coding sequence ATGTTTAAGCTTAATTCGCTTAACCTGCAATTGTTTGCTCATAAAAAAGGTGTAGGTAGTTCTCGTAATGGACGGGATAGTGAATCAAAGCGGCTTGGTGTTAAGCGGCACGCCGGTGAAGTTGTTACTGCCGGCAGCATCTTAGTCCGTCAGAGAGGAACTCACTTCCATCCCGGACAAAATGTAGGCATCGGCCGAGATGATACCTTGTACGCAAAGGTTGCCGGTCGTGTGGCCTTTGAGCGTAAAGGCCGTGATGACAGGCAAGTTAGTGTTTACGCTATAGAAGAAGCTATGTAG
- a CDS encoding Spo0B domain-containing protein has protein sequence MANESSEDNQVCEELLRLLRMQRHDFINHIQVIHAMLQLGRTEKAMKYIEDLAKDPSLLSDAVRLHIKQTECRGTVNRV, from the coding sequence ATGGCTAATGAATCATCGGAGGATAATCAGGTTTGTGAGGAACTACTCAGACTATTACGGATGCAACGCCATGATTTTATAAACCATATACAAGTTATTCATGCCATGCTTCAGCTTGGTCGGACGGAAAAAGCTATGAAATATATCGAAGACTTAGCTAAGGACCCATCTTTGCTCTCTGATGCTGTGCGCCTGCATATTAAGCAAACTGAATGCCGGGGAACGGTTAACCGCGTTTAA
- the obgE gene encoding GTPase ObgE yields MFIDRAKITVKAGDGGHGMSSFRREKFVPKGGPSGGDGGRGGDIVLVVDSNINTLVDFRYKRKFAADNGVNGQTKNMHGRNANSLVIKVPPGTIVKDELTGDLLADLTAEGQEAVIAHGGRGGRGNARFVNSVHRAPTFAEQGEPGEDRSLLLELKLLADVGLVGYPSVGKSSIISKVSAAKPEIAAYHFTTLSPVLGVVSLAEGKSFVLADIPGLIEGAHEGVGLGHDFLRHIERTRIIIHVLDVSGLEGRDPLEDYHKINNELTLYSERLAKRPQIIAANKMDLPEAQENYNRIVEFMEKEKREVYPVSAATGEGLEKLMWRTMQLLEEYVEEPEQEAEKKIYEAKPEPEFMISRDDDGAFVVKGKEIEKVVAMINFDNDEGTRRFQAIWRRMGIEEALKERGIQEGDTVRIRHMEFEFKL; encoded by the coding sequence ATGTTTATAGACCGAGCGAAGATTACGGTAAAAGCAGGTGACGGCGGACATGGAATGTCCAGCTTTCGTCGGGAAAAATTTGTCCCTAAAGGCGGCCCCAGTGGTGGTGACGGCGGTCGGGGCGGCGATATAGTATTGGTTGTAGATTCTAACATTAATACTTTGGTGGACTTTCGTTACAAACGAAAATTTGCTGCTGATAACGGGGTAAATGGACAGACCAAAAATATGCATGGGCGGAATGCCAATTCACTCGTGATTAAAGTTCCTCCCGGAACGATTGTAAAGGATGAGCTGACCGGTGATCTCCTTGCCGACTTGACTGCCGAAGGGCAGGAAGCGGTGATTGCCCATGGCGGCCGTGGCGGTCGTGGTAATGCCCGCTTTGTCAACAGCGTGCACCGTGCTCCGACCTTTGCCGAGCAAGGAGAGCCTGGTGAGGACCGGTCACTTCTTTTGGAGCTTAAACTTTTAGCTGATGTTGGTTTAGTTGGGTATCCCAGTGTAGGCAAATCAAGTATTATTTCTAAAGTATCGGCTGCTAAACCAGAGATTGCAGCCTATCATTTTACTACGCTTAGTCCTGTGCTGGGGGTTGTCAGTCTGGCTGAGGGCAAGAGCTTTGTATTAGCCGATATTCCCGGTTTGATTGAAGGTGCTCACGAGGGCGTTGGTCTAGGCCATGATTTTCTCCGGCATATTGAACGTACCAGGATTATTATTCACGTCCTGGATGTATCCGGCTTAGAAGGCAGAGATCCTCTCGAAGACTATCATAAAATCAATAATGAACTTACTCTGTATAGTGAACGCTTGGCTAAACGTCCACAAATTATAGCAGCTAATAAGATGGATTTGCCGGAGGCTCAGGAAAACTACAACCGTATTGTTGAATTTATGGAAAAAGAGAAGCGGGAAGTCTATCCTGTTTCAGCGGCAACGGGAGAAGGCTTGGAAAAACTCATGTGGCGCACCATGCAACTGCTGGAAGAATATGTGGAAGAGCCGGAACAAGAAGCCGAAAAGAAAATCTATGAAGCAAAACCTGAACCGGAATTTATGATAAGCCGTGATGATGACGGCGCTTTTGTGGTAAAAGGAAAAGAAATTGAAAAAGTTGTAGCTATGATTAACTTTGATAATGATGAGGGAACACGGCGTTTCCAGGCTATCTGGCGACGGATGGGTATTGAGGAAGCATTAAAAGAACGGGGAATACAAGAAGGCGATACGGTGCGTATAAGACATATGGAATTTGAGTTTAAGCTGTAG
- a CDS encoding YhbY family RNA-binding protein produces MLESNLTGKQKRYLRAMGSTLDPVIQIGKAGVVEAVADSARDALLARELIKVRVLQNSPSDPKEAIADLSALLQAELVQVIGRNGLLYKCNPDNRKIELP; encoded by the coding sequence TTGTTGGAAAGTAACTTAACAGGCAAGCAGAAACGTTATTTAAGAGCCATGGGTAGCACGCTGGACCCTGTTATACAAATTGGCAAGGCCGGTGTAGTTGAGGCCGTAGCTGATAGTGCACGAGATGCGCTGTTGGCCCGGGAACTTATTAAGGTTCGCGTACTGCAGAACAGTCCGTCCGATCCGAAAGAGGCGATAGCTGACTTGTCAGCTCTACTGCAGGCAGAATTAGTACAAGTAATCGGTAGAAACGGATTATTGTACAAATGTAATCCTGATAACCGGAAAATAGAATTGCCTTAA
- the proB gene encoding glutamate 5-kinase, which produces MFTRNNLKDAKRIVVKIGTSTLTHDTGKMNFFRIEKLVRELSDLVNQGKEIILVTSAAVSAGMDRLGLKERPKTIPEKQAVAAIGQGILMHTYEKLFGEYGQIVAQVLLTREDSVKRTRYANSRNTLLTLLNMGVIPIVNENDAVAIDELKIGDNDTLSAMVASIVDADILIILSDVEGVFTDNPQKNPNACLLSEIGDITPEIEALSGETGSLRGTGGMYTKIQAGKIAVNSGVTMLIASGSRDGVLREILNGLNIGTIFISKENRLQIRKRWLAFGARIHGSVIVDSGCEQALAAGSSLLAAGIKQVEGEFEQGKTIRILSLAGREIARGLANYNAEETRRIMGLHTNEIAEVLGHKPYDEVIHRDNMTLLV; this is translated from the coding sequence ATGTTTACCAGAAATAACCTGAAGGATGCCAAAAGAATTGTAGTCAAAATAGGTACCAGTACCTTGACTCATGATACTGGAAAAATGAATTTTTTTCGCATCGAAAAACTGGTAAGAGAATTATCGGATTTGGTCAATCAAGGAAAAGAAATCATTCTGGTTACTTCTGCTGCAGTCAGTGCCGGAATGGACCGCCTGGGACTGAAGGAAAGGCCGAAAACAATTCCCGAAAAGCAGGCTGTCGCTGCCATTGGGCAGGGAATTCTAATGCATACCTATGAAAAATTATTCGGGGAATATGGCCAGATTGTCGCGCAAGTGCTGCTAACAAGAGAGGATTCGGTAAAACGCACCCGTTACGCTAATTCGCGCAATACCTTATTAACCCTGCTAAACATGGGGGTTATTCCCATTGTTAATGAAAATGATGCGGTAGCGATTGATGAATTAAAAATTGGCGATAACGACACCCTGTCGGCCATGGTCGCCAGTATTGTGGATGCAGATATTCTGATCATTTTATCCGATGTAGAAGGTGTGTTTACCGATAATCCGCAAAAAAATCCTAATGCCTGTTTGCTTAGTGAAATTGGTGATATTACACCGGAGATTGAAGCCTTATCAGGTGAAACCGGGAGTCTGCGGGGTACCGGGGGAATGTATACCAAAATACAGGCAGGCAAAATAGCGGTTAATTCCGGTGTTACCATGCTTATCGCCTCCGGTTCAAGAGATGGCGTATTGCGAGAGATATTAAACGGTCTAAATATAGGTACTATATTCATTTCCAAAGAAAATCGCCTGCAAATTCGCAAGCGTTGGTTGGCTTTTGGCGCCCGTATTCATGGCAGCGTTATCGTTGATTCCGGTTGTGAGCAGGCCTTGGCAGCCGGCTCGAGTTTGCTTGCGGCAGGAATCAAGCAGGTTGAAGGAGAATTTGAACAAGGTAAAACGATTCGTATCCTATCTCTGGCCGGCCGGGAAATTGCCAGAGGGCTGGCCAATTACAACGCGGAAGAGACCAGACGTATCATGGGACTGCATACCAATGAAATTGCGGAAGTATTAGGACATAAGCCTTATGATGAAGTTATCCACCGGGATAACATGACTTTACTGGTATAA
- the nadD gene encoding nicotinate-nucleotide adenylyltransferase, translating to MSDNRQRIGIMGGTFDPIHIGHLVVAEAVRIEYHLEKILFIPAAEPPHKQQMQITPAQHRYLMTVMATCSNPHFQVSPIELERQGPSYTVDTAIALRKIYGTDTMFYFITGADAVLELASWKDIDLLLELCHFVAVTRPGSVEQLNEVIHNFGTQGKEHIHRLDIPLLDISSTDIRERIKDGRSIKYIVPENVENYILKERLYQNSAFPI from the coding sequence ATGTCGGACAACAGACAGCGGATTGGTATAATGGGAGGAACCTTTGATCCTATCCATATAGGTCATCTTGTTGTAGCAGAAGCAGTACGTATTGAGTATCATTTGGAGAAAATTTTATTTATACCTGCGGCTGAGCCGCCGCACAAGCAACAAATGCAGATAACGCCCGCACAGCATCGCTACCTGATGACTGTCATGGCTACATGTTCCAATCCGCATTTTCAGGTTTCCCCCATTGAATTGGAGCGCCAAGGCCCTTCTTACACAGTAGATACGGCTATCGCTTTACGAAAAATATATGGAACTGATACAATGTTTTATTTCATTACCGGCGCAGATGCTGTGCTGGAGCTGGCCTCCTGGAAAGATATAGACCTTCTTTTAGAACTTTGCCACTTTGTAGCGGTGACCCGCCCGGGCAGTGTAGAGCAGTTAAATGAGGTTATCCATAATTTTGGCACACAAGGGAAAGAACATATTCATCGCTTGGACATTCCCCTGTTGGATATTTCATCCACCGATATCCGGGAGCGGATAAAAGATGGACGTTCCATCAAATATATCGTACCGGAGAACGTTGAAAACTATATATTGAAAGAACGACTGTATCAAAATTCTGCGTTTCCTATATAG
- a CDS encoding RNA recognition motif domain-containing protein, with translation MAKTLYVGNLPWSTTDTSLAEAFREYGAVISSRIITDKETGRSRGFGFVEVEDDDAEKMISAMNGNDFGGRQIVVNEAKPRQG, from the coding sequence ATGGCAAAAACTCTCTACGTTGGCAACCTACCCTGGTCTACTACCGATACAAGCCTTGCAGAAGCTTTTCGGGAATATGGCGCGGTCATATCTAGTAGGATTATTACGGATAAAGAAACAGGCCGTTCCAGAGGTTTTGGGTTTGTAGAAGTAGAAGATGACGATGCTGAAAAAATGATTTCTGCCATGAACGGCAATGATTTTGGCGGACGTCAAATCGTCGTTAATGAAGCCAAGCCACGGCAAGGCTAA
- the yqeK gene encoding bis(5'-nucleosyl)-tetraphosphatase (symmetrical) YqeK, producing the protein MDYRELIKGLEARLSPKRFKHTLGVSETALLLAGKYGVDQEKAKLAGLLHDYARELPMETLLHQAVVLALPVDEIEREEPVLLHAKIGMHLVKQECGVEDDDILQAISLHTTGSSHMSTLAKIIFLADYIEPGRDFEGVAALRKAAHTNLDKAMLLAYDYTISHIIAKHGFIHPNTIIGRNYLLMQERIN; encoded by the coding sequence GTGGATTATAGGGAACTAATTAAAGGTCTTGAAGCAAGGTTATCTCCTAAACGGTTTAAACATACTCTGGGTGTTAGTGAAACAGCCCTTTTGCTAGCTGGTAAATATGGAGTGGATCAGGAAAAGGCCAAACTGGCAGGATTACTGCATGACTATGCAAGAGAACTGCCGATGGAAACCTTATTGCACCAGGCGGTCGTGCTTGCGCTGCCTGTCGATGAGATTGAAAGGGAAGAGCCTGTTTTATTACATGCAAAAATCGGGATGCATTTGGTGAAACAGGAATGTGGGGTGGAAGATGACGACATTTTACAAGCCATTTCCCTACATACCACTGGCAGCAGTCATATGTCAACGCTTGCTAAGATTATATTTTTAGCCGACTATATTGAGCCGGGCCGAGACTTTGAGGGGGTGGCTGCCCTGCGAAAAGCCGCCCATACCAATTTGGACAAAGCTATGCTGCTTGCCTATGATTATACGATATCGCATATTATAGCCAAGCATGGTTTTATCCATCCCAATACGATAATTGGAAGAAATTATCTATTAATGCAGGAACGAATAAATTAA